The DNA region GTCTCACACGTGTCCTGTTCTGACATATTCACATTGGCTGCAGGAAGGCTCAGAAGAGGCGCAAGAGGAGCACAGGGGGCAGAGCAGACCCTGCACTGGGGGAATAGTGACTGTGCCCACACAGCCAGCACTGGGGGAATAGTGACTGTGCCCACACAGCCAGCACTGGAGGAAAAGTGACTGTGCCCACACAGCCAGCACTGGAGGAAAAGTGACTGTGCCCACACACCCTGCACTGGAGGAAAAGTGACTGTGCCCACACACCCTGCACTGGAGGAGAAGTGACTGTGCCCACACACCCTGCACTGGGGGAGAAGTGACTGTGCCCACGCACCCTGCACTGGGGGAGAAGTGACTGTGCCCACACAGCCAGCACTGGAGAAGTGACTGTGCCCACACAGCCAGCACTGGAGGAGAAGTGACTGTGCCCACACACCCTGCACTGGAGGAGTAGTGACTGTGCCCACACACCCTGCACTGGAGGAGTAGTGACTGTGCCCACACACCCTGCACTGGAGGAGCAGTGACTGTGCCCACAAAACCCTTCACTGGAGGAGTAGTGACTGTGCCCACACACCCTGCACTGGAGGAGCAGTGACTGTGCCCACGCACCCTGCACTGGGGGAGAAGTGACTGTGCCCACACAGCCAGCACTGGAGAAGTGACTGTGCCCACACAGCCAGCACTGGAGGAGAAGTGACTGTGCCCACACACCCAGCACTGGAGTAGTAGTGACTGTGCCCACACACCCTGCACTGGAGGAGTAGTGACTGTGCCCACACACCCTGCACTGGAGGAGCAGTGACTGTGCCCACACACCCTGCACTGGAGGAGCAGTGACTGTGCCCACACACCCTGCACTGGAGGAGCAGTGACTGTGCCCATACACCCAGCACTGGTGGAGAAGTGACTGTGCCCACACACAGAGCACTGGAGGAGTAGTGACTGTGCCCACAAAACCATTCACTGGAGGAGTAGTGACTGTGCCCACACACCCCACACTGGAGTAGTGACTGTGCCCACACACCCTGCACTGGAGTAGTGACTGTGCCCACACGCCCCGCACTGGAGGAGCAGTGACTGTGCCCACACACCCTGCACTGGGGGAGAAGTGACTGTGCCCACACACCCAGCACTGGAGGAGTAGTGACTGTGCCCACACACCCTGCACTGGAGGAGCAGTGACTGTGCCCACACACCCTGCACTGGAGGAGTAGTGACTGTGCCCACACACCCTGCACTGGAGGAGCAGTGACTGTGCCCACACACCCTGCACTGGAGGAGTAGTGACTGTGCCCACACACCCTGCACTGGAGGAGCAGTGACTGTGCCCACAAAACCCTTCACTGGAGGAGTAGTGACTGTGCCCACACGCCCCGCACTGGAGGAGTAGTGACTGTGCCCACACACCCAGCACTGGAGTAGTGACTGTGCCCCTGCACCCAAAAGAAGGGCATCATGCACCTCCTGCTGGGCTCTGCAGCTGTGGTTGGCATCATGGTGGCACTATGCGAGTTTCTGCGCTCAGTGACCCACTCCAAGCTGCGCTCAGGACTGGCACAGGATCTGCTCATAGAAGTGATATCCACCCTTCAACTAAGTTGCTGCACCAGGGAGATGGTCGTACTCGGGACTCGCGGTGGCATCCAGCCCTGGCTGGCACTGGCCCTCACCTACTTGCTAACTGTGCTGCACTGCCTGACATCCCAGGGTGCCAGCTGTAACCCGTGTGGCAGCCTGGAGCAGTGGCTGCGAGCACGGGCCCCTGGGGTACACATCATCCTAAGGGTGGGTGCACAGTTTGTGGGTGCGGTGCTGTCCCAGGTGCTGATGCCCTTCATCTGGCTGCTGCGATTGTCCCCTCTACATGAGTGGGATGGGGAGTGCAAGAGCCCCCTGAACATGACACCTTGGCAGGGTGCGCTGGTGGAGATGGCCTGCGCCCTCGCCCTCTTCCTGGCACTGCACTTTCTTCCTCGAGTGGAATCTCAGTACAGACCCCATGTGGTGGCCCTGACCATCACCGCCATTGTCTGCGTAGGTAAGGAAAACCATGCAATCCCTATTAACCCTTAATATTCTGTCCGCCAGCAATAACAgtgacccccacagtgcccccataacagtgacctCCACTATGTCCCCATAACAGTGACCTCATAACAGTgacctccacagtgcccccataaccgtgacccccacagtgcccccataacagtgacccccacagtgcccccataacagtggccTCCACTATGTCCCCATAGCAGTGACCTCATAACAGTgacctccacagtgcccccataaccgtgaccgccacagtgcccccataacagtgacccccacagtgcccccataacagtgacctCCTCTGTGTCCCCATAACAGTgacctccacagtgcccccataaccgtgacctccacagtgcccccataacggtgcccccataacagtgacctCCACTGTGTCCCCAGAACAGTGACcccccacagtgccccaataacagtgacCTCCACTGTGTCCCCATAACAGTGACCTCCACAGTCATAGGTTTCCATTCATTGACAACAAGCAAAAATCCTAAAAATAATGAGGGATTGAAGCACGCTgtatttctcctttgcctcattgggagACAcatgaccatgggtgtatgctgctgtcactaggaggctgacactaagtgaatataagctatttatataattgccttgtaatgttttcatttcctattctgtccagatgtcaccgtatcccagaattccaagcggaggaagttcaccgaccgccatattgggacacccaagtgatgggtgtctcaatatggaaactgctgttgataccaacctattgcacggtaccaccagcggaacaccgtcgcacctcacacacacactatacgccgtacgcaccacacacactcattcgcattcacatattcacacactcacgcagcctcttgcacggtaccaccagcggaacaccgttgcgaacacgccgccgccaggatcagccgaatgattcactgactgccgccatctttgtacaggaggagcgcatgcgcagttttaatgcgaCCGCCGCTAtctatctgcacaaagatggcggcggtctgatttactgcgcctgagcGAATTACACGCAGGTGCAGTGACTCATTCgggtgatcccggcggcagatgcgtgacttgtctacaggcagaggaagccggtcacattaaaggggttttcccacaaacgaaagttcattttaaaaattttctgtgtctgaccatgtactgaacataccacatctcctgggcaggggaggaagcaaaagacaatactgacattacagcaggagatcacaga from Ranitomeya variabilis isolate aRanVar5 chromosome 3, aRanVar5.hap1, whole genome shotgun sequence includes:
- the AQP11 gene encoding aquaporin-11, coding for MHLLLGSAAVVGIMVALCEFLRSVTHSKLRSGLAQDLLIEVISTLQLSCCTREMVVLGTRGGIQPWLALALTYLLTVLHCLTSQGASCNPCGSLEQWLRARAPGVHIILRVGAQFVGAVLSQVLMPFIWLLRLSPLHEWDGECKSPLNMTPWQGALVEMACALALFLALHFLPRVESQYRPHVVALTITAIVCVGGPLTGAVFNPALAFAVVFLCQGNSFLQYVIVYWIGPIIGMVASIAILERCIPKLRQDRPFSRDIKRD